GCTTTTCCACCTTGGCAGCCGGCTCCGCGGCCTTGGGCGCGCGGGCTTTCACAGGTTGCGCTTCCGGTGCCGCCGCGTCCTTCACCGCGGCGGCCTTGCGGGGCGCCTTCGCTGCCGGCTTGACGGCAGGCGCCGTGTCGGCGGCGGCCTGCGGCTTGGCGTCCACCCTGGCTGCCGGCTTTTCAGCGGCGGCGGCCGGTTTCGTGGCGGTGTCGGCGGAAGTCTTGGTCACATCGTTCTTCGCGTTCATGCATGCTCCTGGAAATTAAGTTGAACTATATAAACAATATATACCATTTTAGCCGAAACGGCACCATCCCTTACAGTTCTTAAGCCATCTCAAGTCACATTGGCTCGCCGGCGCCCTCGTCGCAGGTCGCGCCGCCGCGCGACGCCAGCAGCGCTTCGAGCTCGGCGTTGCGCAGCGCCAGGTCGCGGCGGGCGGTGCGCAGCGCCAGGTGCGTGGCCACGCGGGCCAGCAGGATAGGCGGGCTGATCGGCCGGGTAATGTAGTCCACGGCGCCCGCCGCCAGCCCCAGCGCTTCGTCTTCCGGCCGGCTCTTTGCCGTCAGCAACAGTACCGGCACATCCGCCGTGCCCGGCTCGCCGACGATGCGGCGGCACACCTCCAGCCCGTCCATGTCGGGCATCATCACGTCCAGCAGCACCAGGTCGACGCCGCCCGTGCACAGGATCCGCAGCGCCGTGGCGCCGTTGGTGGCGACCTTCGTGTCGTACTTCGCCTTCAGCAGCGAGGCCAGCAGCATGATGTTGTCGGGCGTGTCGTCCACGATCAGGATGACGGGGCGGCCGGCGTTCATGGCGCCTCCCCGGCCACCGCATCGAGCACCTGCCGGGCCGCGTCGAATTCATAGGCGGCGATGTGCGCGGCCACGCGCTCCAGTGCCGCCGCCGGGAGCGACGCCGCCAGCGACGTACGCGCACCGGCGAAGTAATCGGTACTGTCGCCGCTGTAGGCGGCCAGCAGTTCGCGCAGCCGCGCGAGCGCCGCGGCACCCTCCTCCTGCGCCGCGGCCGCGGCGACCGGGGTGCCGGCCTCCTGCGCGCCGGAAAAATGGGCATCGAGGCCGGCAACGGCCGTGCGCAGCGACACGGTCAGCTCCTCGACCAGCGTGGCCGCCGGCACTTCGTCCCGGTGCAGCATTTCCTCGATGGCGCGGGCGGCCGCTTCCACCGCATTGGCACCCACGTTGCCGGCCACGCCGCGCAGCGTGTGGGCACGCTTGCGGGCGCTGTCGCGATCACAATGCAGCAGCTGGGTCGCCACCTCGGCGGCGGCATCGCGCTGCGAGTTGCGGAAGCGGTCGAGCAACTGCACGTACAGCGTTTCGTTGCCGGCCACGTGGCGCAGGCCGCGCGCCGTGTCGATGCCCGCCAGCAGCGGCAAGCCGTCCTGGCCAGGCGCGCGCGGCGGGCGCGGCGCCACCGGCGGCATCGCCCGGCCCAGCCAGCGCGCCAGCGTGGCATACAGGGCATCCGGGTCGATCGGTTTCGTCAGGTAATCCTGCATGCCCTCGGCCAGGCAGCGTTCGCGCACGTCGGCCAGCGCATGGGCCGTCATGGCGATCACCGGCAGGCCGTCGAAGCGGCGGTCGCGGCGCAGTTCCAGCGTGGTCTCGTGGCCATCGAGCATCGGCATTTCCAGGTCCATCAGCAGCAGGTCGTAGTGGCCGGGGCCCACCTGCGCCAGCCGGTCGAGCGCCTCGCGGCCGTTGCCGGCGAATTCCACCGCGATGCCCTGGATTTCCATCAGCTCGGCGGCGATCTGCTGGTTGACCGGATTGTCCTCGACCAGCAAGACCCGCCCGGTCACGTCGAGCTTGCCGCCGTCATAGGGCTGGTTGCGGCGACGCGGCGGCGCGAACATCGACACCAGCGTATCGACCAGCATCGACTGGCCGATCGGCTTGAACAGGTAGCCGATGAAACCGGCATCTTCCGCCTCGCGCTGCACCTCCTCGCGGCCGAACGCCGTCAGCAGCACCATGCCCGGCTGCCGCTCCAGCGGCGCCGCCGCCACCCGGCGCGCCAGCTCGATGCCATCCATGCCGGGCATCTGCCAGTCGGTCAGCACCAGCGCATACGGGTCGGCGGCGGCATCGGCGGCCACCACCCCGGCCAGCGCCTCGGCGCCCGACGACGCGGTCTGCACGCGCAGCGGCAGCGCCCGCGCGGCCTCGCCGAGCACCTCGAGCGCCACCGGACTGTCGTCGACCAGCAGCACCCGCGCGTTGTTCAGCGCGGCCGGCACGACGGGCGGCCGCTCCGCCTGGCCCGACAGGCCGAATTCCAGGTCGAACGAGAACAGCGACCCCTTGCCCTGTTCACTGCGCACGGTGATCGAGCCGCCCATCAGCCGCACCAGCTGCTGCGAGATCGACAGGCCCAGGCCGGTGCCGCCGAACTGGCGCGACGTGGAACCGTCGGCCTGGTTGAACGCGCGGAACAGCTTGCCCATCTGCTCCTCCGGCATGCCGATGCCGGTATCGCGCACGGCAAACCGCAGGGCGACCCGGCCAGGTTCCGGGCCCGGCGCCGACAGCTGGGTGCAACACAGTTCCAGTTCGCCCTGCGCCGTGAACTTGACGGCATTGTTGACGAGGTTGATCAGCACCTGCCCCAGCCGCAGCGGATCGCCCACCAGGTGGCGCGGAATCGCCGGCGGCACGTTGAACAGGTATTCCAGCTGCTTTTCGGCGGCGCGCTGGCTCGTCACGCTGGCCACGTTGGCCAGCAAGTCGTCGAGGAAGAACGGTACCTGCTCCACTTCGAGCCGGCCGGCCTCGATCTTCGAGAAATCGAGGATGTCGTTGATGATGCCCAGCAGCGCCAGCGCGGCGCGGTGGATCTTGCTCACGTAATCGTACTGCTTGGTGTTCAGGTCCGTGCGCAGCGCCAGGTAAGCCATGCCGATGATCGCGCTCATCGGCGTACGGATCTCGTGGCTCATGTTGGCGAGGAACTCGGACTTGGCGATGTTGGCCGCCTCCGCCCGCACATTGGCGGCCACCAGCTTCTGCTCGCGTTCGCGCCGTTCGGAAATATCGCGGATGAAGCCGCAAAACTCGAACCCCTCGGCATCGAGGTCGATGCGCGTGATCGACAGCTCGATCGGGAACTCGCTGCCATCCGCATGCAGTGCCTCGACCTCGATGCGCCGGTCCAGCACCTCGCCCGCGCTTTCTCCGGCCAGGTAGCGCGCCATGCCCTCGCGGTGGTCCGTGCGGTAGCGCGGCGGGATGATCAGGGTGTCGAGCTGTTGACCCAGCGCCTCGTCGCGCCCGAAGCCGAAGATGACCTCGGCCTGGCGGTTCCAGCCGACCACGCGGCCGTTGCGGTCCATGGTGACCACGGCATCGAGCGCCGTATCGACGATCGCGCGCAGCTTGCGCTCGCTGTCGCGGGCGACCTGGATCGTGCGCTTCAATTCCTGCGTGCGGGTGTCGATCTTCTGTTCCAGGTCGCCGTTCAGCTCGCGCAGCTCGCTTTCGGCGTAGCGCAGCCTGGTCAGCGTATCGCGGAAGCTGCGCACGGCGATGGACAGCCGGCCCACCTGGTCGGCGCGGCCGATGCCGGAGAGCTGGATATCGGTCTTTCCCTGGGCAAGCTTTTCCAGCGACTTCTGGATATCGCCGAACGGCCGCACGGCCTTGCGCGCGACGACGAACACCGCGCCGACGATGGTCAGCGCCAGCAGCAGGTTGACGGTCACCGCATGCAGCAGTTGCTGCTGCAGCGCCCTGTCGGTCTCGCGGCGGGAATACGTCAGGTCGATCGTGCCCACCAGGTAGTTGCGGGCGCCGTCCTGGAAACTGATGTCGCGGTGTACCGTGATGGCGTTCTTCGCATCGAACTTCGACGCCGCGAAACTGGCCAGCTCGGCGCCGTTCGGCGCCTGCACGCGCAGCATCAGCACTTCCGGCGTGGCGCGCATCGCGTCGACCACGCTGGTGATCGCGGCGCCGTTGATGTCGAACAGGGGCCGCGCGAGCGCCTGCGACAACACCGTCACGAGCCGCTCGGAGCGCTCCCGCAATTGCAGCTCGGCCTCCGCATGCAGCGTGCGCACGGCATACGTGGTGTAGGCGGCCGTGGACAGCAGCACCGCCAGGAAGATCGACACCCCCAGGCGCAGGACGATGTCGCCGCGCCAGGTGTCCCGCAAGTTGCGCAGCGCGCCGGGCATCCGTTTGATCAAGGCTGCTTGCCCTTGCCGGCAGCCGGCACTTCGGCTCTCTCGAGCTTGCGGTATTCGGCGCTGTTGCGCGCCGTTTCCACCGCAGCCCAGATGCGCCGCGACAGGTCGGGCTGCCGCTCGACCATCCGGTGCGACAGCAGCAGGAAGTACGGTTTCTCGACCAGGGGCCGCGGCAGCGCCTCGATCTGCGCACCGTACGGGCCGGTGAGCAGCGTGTGCGCATCGCTGCCGCCGACGGCCGCGGCGGCCAGCCGGCCGGCCAGCAGCTTGCGCACCAGCTCATCGGAGCGCTGGCTGCCCTCGTCCACGGTGACGTTCAGGCTGCGCAACTGGTCGGTCACGGAGTAGCCGAGCTGCGCGCCCACGGCGCCATCGACGTTGTGGAGGGCCTTGCCGTCCCAATCGACATTGCTGCCCTTGCGGCGGATCAGCACGTAGCGGTCGATGTGCATGCGCTTCGACGCATCGGGCGTGGCGCCGCCCGGATATTCGCCGATCTCGCGGCGGTCGGTCTTGAAGCTGACGGCGAACGCGCCGTCCACGGCATTGTCTTTCAGTTGCGCCAGGCAGCGCTTCCACGGCATGCTCCGGAAATCGAAGCGGATCTTCTCGCGCTCGCCGACCAGCTTGAGCAGCTCGAAATTCAGGCCGCGGCCATCCTCGGTGCGCCACGGCCGCACATCGGCCCGTTCGTAGCATAGCGTGACGGTGGGCTGGGCAACGGTGGGCTGGGCATGCGGCGCGGATGCGGCAAGAAGCCCGGCGCAAGCGCCGAGCGCCGCCGTCCGCCACCTCCTCCGCCATGCGCTCCCGACCGCCATCTCCGCCCCCCTTGCATCACAAGCCTATAGTGTAAGCAAAACTGCAAGGCAGGGGTACATTCTCTTTGTCAAGAAATTGCAATCGAACGGGCCGGGCATACCGACATGTGCAACGGCACGCACGTCAGCCGGTCACCTCGACCACCCGGCCATTGAGCGGCTGCACCGGGCGGGCATTCATCCGGTACAGCTTGCGGAACGCCGCCAGCTGTCCTTTGGAAATGTCGACCGGCTGCTTCATGACCTGCCAGTGCACGCCTTCGCTGCATGGCGGCGTGGTCAGCGAACCCATGTAGGCATAGTAGGTGTGCTGCGCCGGCAGCAGCGCGCCCACGTCGACCCCGCCCTCGACGGCATGGTGATCGCCCGCATGGGCCGGCAGCCCGGCGAATACCGGCTTGAGCGCGGCATTTTCCTTGCCCTGCCTGAACAGCACGGCGACCACGGCCAGTTCGCCGGCATCGTTCCGGTGCACCAGGTGCGCGACCAGCGGATAGTGCTTGCCGTTTACCGTTTCCTCGCTCGGCGTATGGAAGTGGAACTGCACCAGCTTGTATTCGCCGCCCGGAAGACGCACCCGGCCGCCTTCCGCCAGGTTGACCTGCACAGTGTGGCCATTGTTGACGACATCGGCGGCGCTGGCCGCGTAGTCGAAACCGATCGGCGCCGGCGCTCCCGCCCTGGCGCCGTGGATATCGATCGGCGATTGCGCCTTGCCCAGCTTGCAGGCGGCGAAATCCTGTTCCAGCTCGCCCCAGT
Above is a window of Pseudoduganella dura DNA encoding:
- a CDS encoding response regulator, with product MNAGRPVILIVDDTPDNIMLLASLLKAKYDTKVATNGATALRILCTGGVDLVLLDVMMPDMDGLEVCRRIVGEPGTADVPVLLLTAKSRPEDEALGLAAGAVDYITRPISPPILLARVATHLALRTARRDLALRNAELEALLASRGGATCDEGAGEPM
- a CDS encoding response regulator → MIKRMPGALRNLRDTWRGDIVLRLGVSIFLAVLLSTAAYTTYAVRTLHAEAELQLRERSERLVTVLSQALARPLFDINGAAITSVVDAMRATPEVLMLRVQAPNGAELASFAASKFDAKNAITVHRDISFQDGARNYLVGTIDLTYSRRETDRALQQQLLHAVTVNLLLALTIVGAVFVVARKAVRPFGDIQKSLEKLAQGKTDIQLSGIGRADQVGRLSIAVRSFRDTLTRLRYAESELRELNGDLEQKIDTRTQELKRTIQVARDSERKLRAIVDTALDAVVTMDRNGRVVGWNRQAEVIFGFGRDEALGQQLDTLIIPPRYRTDHREGMARYLAGESAGEVLDRRIEVEALHADGSEFPIELSITRIDLDAEGFEFCGFIRDISERREREQKLVAANVRAEAANIAKSEFLANMSHEIRTPMSAIIGMAYLALRTDLNTKQYDYVSKIHRAALALLGIINDILDFSKIEAGRLEVEQVPFFLDDLLANVASVTSQRAAEKQLEYLFNVPPAIPRHLVGDPLRLGQVLINLVNNAVKFTAQGELELCCTQLSAPGPEPGRVALRFAVRDTGIGMPEEQMGKLFRAFNQADGSTSRQFGGTGLGLSISQQLVRLMGGSITVRSEQGKGSLFSFDLEFGLSGQAERPPVVPAALNNARVLLVDDSPVALEVLGEAARALPLRVQTASSGAEALAGVVAADAAADPYALVLTDWQMPGMDGIELARRVAAAPLERQPGMVLLTAFGREEVQREAEDAGFIGYLFKPIGQSMLVDTLVSMFAPPRRRNQPYDGGKLDVTGRVLLVEDNPVNQQIAAELMEIQGIAVEFAGNGREALDRLAQVGPGHYDLLLMDLEMPMLDGHETTLELRRDRRFDGLPVIAMTAHALADVRERCLAEGMQDYLTKPIDPDALYATLARWLGRAMPPVAPRPPRAPGQDGLPLLAGIDTARGLRHVAGNETLYVQLLDRFRNSQRDAAAEVATQLLHCDRDSARKRAHTLRGVAGNVGANAVEAAARAIEEMLHRDEVPAATLVEELTVSLRTAVAGLDAHFSGAQEAGTPVAAAAAQEEGAAALARLRELLAAYSGDSTDYFAGARTSLAASLPAAALERVAAHIAAYEFDAARQVLDAVAGEAP
- a CDS encoding transporter substrate-binding domain-containing protein, whose amino-acid sequence is MAVGSAWRRRWRTAALGACAGLLAASAPHAQPTVAQPTVTLCYERADVRPWRTEDGRGLNFELLKLVGEREKIRFDFRSMPWKRCLAQLKDNAVDGAFAVSFKTDRREIGEYPGGATPDASKRMHIDRYVLIRRKGSNVDWDGKALHNVDGAVGAQLGYSVTDQLRSLNVTVDEGSQRSDELVRKLLAGRLAAAAVGGSDAHTLLTGPYGAQIEALPRPLVEKPYFLLLSHRMVERQPDLSRRIWAAVETARNSAEYRKLERAEVPAAGKGKQP
- a CDS encoding carbonic anhydrase, with amino-acid sequence MILAAAALAAMGSVQAADKAAAHWEYKGKAGTSHWGELEQDFAACKLGKAQSPIDIHGARAGAPAPIGFDYAASAADVVNNGHTVQVNLAEGGRVRLPGGEYKLVQFHFHTPSEETVNGKHYPLVAHLVHRNDAGELAVVAVLFRQGKENAALKPVFAGLPAHAGDHHAVEGGVDVGALLPAQHTYYAYMGSLTTPPCSEGVHWQVMKQPVDISKGQLAAFRKLYRMNARPVQPLNGRVVEVTG